A part of Plasmodium coatneyi strain Hackeri chromosome 8, complete sequence genomic DNA contains:
- a CDS encoding DNA-(apurinic or apyrimidinic site) lyase, giving the protein MLRATVSVIPRCIQVKSFSTRQDVVKLVYTKLPAQHLRALNACTSQVKMLEEIQSNKRKQVEEGELGESCEPVKRTKLVPIGAAAVVAATGEKANHVKIEKGDSISKEKANQVKIEKDDPVSKEKTVQVKAEKDCPPSAYSSFVCAKEVMQTVDTATVKTSESTPPVETKEGEVNTIVTWNMNSITVRYKNKEKWKAFMSFFNKINADVLCFQEVRLPALNICDVKDEKNAKNAKNAKDEKANAKDGKRDRGKVKNTDQKSQVDFEIMEKILKEDFYNYNAYFSLANIKYSGQLVLVKRSIPVKSIRYNLCFDVDPSEHHHEGRVIIVEFSKFFLLSTYTPNNGFEPVKFERRRLFDEQLKEFVSVLRNEKKNLIWTGDLNIAPEDIDLSHPAEFRRMKKGNVPKEFVGQPGCTDFERKNFMGILSAGDLIDSYRHLANQRTDKGAPGKATPGKGVRDVNDNIYTWRCPFLMGKSCNKAMRIDHFIVSRGFMPNVENVEIHGYSVFHNNFYGSDHCPVILHLRGGTKQ; this is encoded by the coding sequence ATGCTACGCGCAACTGTAAGCGTTATCCCCCGTTGTATTCAAGTTAAGAGTTTCTCAACCCGCCAGGACGTCGTAAAACTGGTTTACACGAAATTGCCTGCTCAACATTTGAGGGCGTTAAATGCCTGCACaagtcaggtaaaaatgtTGGAAGAGATTCAGTCGAACAAGAGGAAGCAGGTTGAGGAGGGGGAGTTGGGGGAGTCGTGCGAGCCGGTCAAGAGGACGAAGTTGGTCCCGATCGGGGCAGCAGCGGTGGTAGCGGCAACGGGGGAAAAGGCCAACCATGTGAAGATTGAAAAGGGTGACTCGATCAGCAAGGAAAAGGCCAACCAGGTGAAGATTGAAAAGGATGACCCGGTcagcaaggaaaaaacggtGCAGGTGAAGGCGGAGAAGGATTGCCCCCCGAGCGCTTATTCCTCCTTCGTGTGTGCAAAGGAAGTCATGCAAACAGTCGACACGGCCACTGTGAAGACGAGCGAAAGTACCCCCCCGGTGgaaacaaaagaaggggaagtaaACACAATTGTTACATGGAATATGAACAGCATAACGGTAAGGTACAAAAACAAGGAGAAGTGGAAGGCCTTCATGAGTTTTttcaacaaaataaatgcagaCGTGTTGTGCTTCCAGGAGGTACGACTGCCGGCCCTGAATATATGTGACGTGAAGGATGAAAAGAACGCAAAGAATGCAAAGAATGCAAAGGACGAGAAGGCAAATGCGAAGGATGGAAAACGGGACAGAGGGAAAGTAAAGAACACGGATCAGAAAAGCCAAGTGGACTTTGaaattatggaaaaaattttaaaagaagattTTTACAACTACAATGCGTACTTCAGTTTAGCGAACATAAAATATAGTGGACAGCTGGTCTTGGTGAAAAGGAGCATACCGGTGAAGTCCATCCGATACAACCTCTGCTTTGACGTCGACCCGAGCGAACACCACCATGAGGGTAGAGTCATCATTGTGGAGTTTAGCAAGTTCTTTCTGttaagtacatatacaccGAACAACGGGTTTGAACCAGTGAAGTTTGAAAGAAGGAGACTGTTCGATGAGCAGTTAAAGGAATTTGTATCCGTTTTGcgaaatgagaaaaagaacCTAATATGGACAGGGGATCTCAACATAGCACCGGAAGATATAGACTTATCTCACCCCGCTGAATttagaagaatgaaaaaggggaatgtacCAAAGGAGTTCGTTGGGCAACCTGGCTGCACCGACTTTGAACGGAAGAATTTTATGGGTATTCTTTCCGCAGGGGATCTGATCGACTCGTACAGGCATTTGGCAAACCAACGCACCGATAAAGGGGCGCCCGGAAAGGCCACGCCAGGTAAAGGGGTTCGTGACGTAAACGATAACATCTACACGTGGCGGTGTCCCTTCCTCATGGGGAAGAGCTGCAACAAAGCCATGCGGATTGATCACTTCATCGTATCCAGGGGCTTTATGCCGAACGTGGAAAACGTGGAAATACACGGGTACAGCGTATTCCACAACAACTTTTACGGATCCGACCACTGCCCGGTCATACTACACCTGCGGGGGGGGACAAAGCAGTGA
- a CDS encoding Ubiquitin-conjugating enzyme E2 — MSDVIVPRSFRLLDELERGQKGNVSEGVSFGLENADDITLSNWSCTIFGQPGTVFENRIYSLTIFCGDSYPDAPPTVKFDTKIEMSCVDSTGRVIKNNLPILKNWNRNYTIETILIALRQEMLSSANKRLPQPNEGEMY; from the exons ATGAGCGAT GTAATTGTCCCACGAAGCTTTCGCCTCCTGGACGAGTTGGAACGGGGGCAGAAGGGAAACGTTAGCGAAGGAGTGTCTTTCGGATTGGAGAATGCTGATGATATAACTCTTTCGAATTGGTCTTGCACGATATTTGGGCAACCAGGGACTGTTTTCGAGAACAGGATTTATTCGCTAACCATATTTTGTGGTGACAGTTATCCGGACGCCCCCCCCACGGTGAAGTTTGACACGAAGATTGAGATGTCCTGCGTGGACAGCACAGGCCGG gtcattaaaaataatttgccgattttaaaaaactggAACAGGAACTACACCATCGAAACGATTTTAATAGCGCTGAGACAGGAAATGCTGTCCAGTGCGAACAAGAGGTTGCCGCAGCCGAATGAGGGAGAAATGTATTGA